The nucleotide window TCCTCTTACCTGTCCTCAAAAACCAGCTTGGATCTCTGAGACTTGGAGTCGTCCGTGGAGAGAGGAGGCACAGCCAGCTGGTTATTTGATAATTTTTCCTGCAGAGACAGCAAGGGAGACTGTTAAAGttaatgggggaaaaaaaaatactcccaGTTTTGATGTGAATAATAAAATGGAAGAAAGGTGAAAATGAAGTCAGGAGAGCGTATCCTATTCTCCAAGCACTGGGTCTATAAATTGTATAAGACCTGTAAATTCAGCTGCTTGTTATAAAAGAGCATCAATTTTTGATTTGTGACTATAATAGtgctataaataaatatgtatgcTGTGAAATACAACACAAACTTCTTGTTATTGACCATTCTTCTCATCTTAAAGCAttaacttttgtttcttctccgTACTTCTATTATCATTTCAGCTCCTCGGGGTGACATGACGCACAGACGGAGAGGGGAAGGACTGAGCTCACGCTTCTCGGTACAGAGTGTTTGAAAGATGTTCACAAACACGGAAAACACCTTACACCGTAGTTACTCACATCAACCTTCCCATCACGCGTGCTGCGCCCCTTGTCGtctccttttctgtgtttggtggCGGAGCCGCTTTTTGTGCCGTGACTCCCCTCTTTTCTGCTTCCGCTTGCACCTGACAGCAAGCTGGAGGACTGGCTGACTGTCCCCTTTCGACTTGGATGGTCTCCCTTAGGTGTCCGTTGAGGACCTGACATAGAAGGGGAGGGTACCGGCTCCTCTTTCTTCTCCAAAGGCCGCTTTGACCTGGTTAAAGATGAATCATTACTGTGTTAAATTCACTCTGCAACATTTAAATGGCCCCGTTTAGCTACTTCAGCTActgagataaaaaacaaaagtattgaCACTCAAAAGATTAAATATTAACATTACAGGAAATTTACAACACAGAGCATACCAGAGACGACAAACTAAAGGTTAACAGGTGTAGCTTTAAGAGGCCGAGTTGTAATAAAAAGGCCACATCAATCAGCTCGTAGGCTGGGATTTTTACCAAGGACAGTAAAAAGTTAataggtttattttttcaaatagtaaaaagaaaaaaaaaaaaaaaggggcataaacttgtgtttttccataacaaaataaagtgcTACAAAAAGCACCATGAGGGCCAGTGTTGGGTGAAAcacaaggacaaaaataaaaaaaaataatcctaaaaATACTCACTctttactgctgtttttatgaTGAGATAGAGACTTGTTTTCTGGCTTGAACCGCTTACTCTCTGGCTTTGTGCCTTCCTCGTCATTCTAAGGataaaagggggggggggtgcacaATATAGGAAAACTTTGGTTTACTGGTGGGTTATGgggctttaatttattttacctaaAGACAAACTTGTAAGTATATATAATACAGTTTCTGTAACAGCTAAAGATTTTTACTCTGGGTAAAAAACGTAAAAtcaaaaggacaaaagaaaCCCTGAAACTGACTCTACCTTGTGTTTCCTTTTGGACTTGCTCTGCTTGCTGAAGTCCTTGCTGTCTCGGTCTTGAGAGTCTTCCCTCTCCACTTTTATCTCTACAGGCTCCTTGTAAGGCCGCCCTGGGATCCTCGACAGCAAGGTGAGATCTATGGGAAAAGGGAAGGAAAGGGAAGGGAAGGGTTTCATTTGGTCCCAAAATAAAGAAACCCTCagcaacataaacacaacacaagcGCACATAATAAAATGAGACTTTTAGGCTGTTATTTTAGGACGTATGAGCAGTTTCGACGCACCTATCTTAACGAGTAAAGGCTGCTGATGAGGCTGCCTGATGGGGTAGCGCTCCTCGGGATCACTGAGAGGCGACAGCAGCTCCTTCTCCTCCacaggagaaaacacacacgCGGGGGTCCTGATGCTCTCTGTGTACTTGGGTGTTTGTGACGAGGAGGGGATGCTGTCATTCCCCTCAGAATCTGATGATGACGAGTCCGTACTGACAATTTCACGAGACTGGGGAGTCTTGGTGGGTGCCTTGGTCTTGCGTTTGTCTGTAGTGGTGGTAACGGAGGCCGCAGAGGGCCTGGGTGAGGATTTGGGTTCTTTTTTGATGCTTGGCTTGCGGGAACCTTTAGTGGCAGCTTTGGGTTGGTGGGGAGGTATCTCTGGAGCTGGCTCACTCTCCACTTTTAGACCCCCCTTTGGTTCTTCCACCACAGGGGGCTTCTCCGACTTTTTAGGCTGCTTTTTACCCACTCGGATCCGAGGGTTTGTGCTGCCGTTACTCTGGGCGGGGGATTTCTGACGGCCGCGGCCGCCCTCTGCACCTTTTTGCGGCGCCCGCAAGTCCCTGCTCGGGGGTGGTGCCGCCGAGTCTTTTGACCCCCCTCCCTGGCTTCCATAACCACGCCCTGAGCTGTTATCTCGGCTCTCTTTTTTACACTTTGATGGGACATTGTTGTCTATGGGGGAAGCGGGAGAGAACTGTTTGGTCTTCTTGAACCAGTTGTCCAGCTGCCACTTGCTGGCCGTTTGCTGAAGGgtacagaagaagaaaaaaaaaacaattaagaaaCGGTCTTAGTGGGAAAAATATACACACCACATTCTTCAATGCACAACTGTAACAACTGGGTGTTACAGTCCTAAAGTAGTGTTACAGCAGTGCACAAAATTATTAATATAGGATTACTTCAGGCGaagcgggtggcgggtgctcgTTGGCTTCACTGTCAGTCGTGCTGCTTTCAGTCTCGCTGTCAGAACCCGAGCTACTCTCTGAGCCGCTGTGGCTGCTGGAGTCGTCCCTGGATGGTTCAGCTGCTTCACTGTTATTGCTGTTGttggacagacagagacaaacgGCGCTCGAGTCAAACTAACAGCACAACTGACTGCgttttaactgctgaaaacAATTACCGGTAGGCGTTTTTGAAAGTTAGAAGCACATCTGTCAATAACGTATTCAAGTAGGCCTGAAGCTTTCAATACATTCGTCTTtcaataatgtattttttttaggtttaaagagtgtaaactgtttaataattttatatcttttcatgttagaaagaaaataaaacggTCTGCCAGCAATACTGCAAAAAATACCACGAGTTCATTTCAAAGATCTTACAACACTTCAATGCAAGTTCCTCCAAAACGAGGATTACTAAATCTGCTGACATTTCAAACCATGACTGAGTCAAAATCCACTCCTGTTTGAGGACAAACCATCTttatcaaatacatttttaccaaaaaaaatacattttactctTTACTTCACCTTGCTGATGGGTTCCTTGAGTTATTCTTGGCATCTTGCTCTCCATCACTCTCTTCACTGCTGCTTACGTTCAAATCTTCTTTCAGCATACTGAAATACAAGATTTAAGCACACTTAAATCTTTCTATTTGATGTACAATTGCAATGACTGCTGCAGTTTTATGTAGTTAGATTGTTATACTTTAATGTAAAGCAATGCAAGGAAACCATCAAACATGCACGTTACACGTAAAGAGAGGAAAGACGAAGCGCTTACGTGGGAGGGTCATTGCAGTCTTTAGGCTGGTGGCTGCTGGAGCTCTTAGATGAGCTGCCTCTCTctgagacacagacaaaaaaaggtgcacgtatataaatatacaagtatatgcaaacacaaataagggattaacaaaaaaaataatttattcttttacatGCAGGATGGAATATGAATTATGATACTCACTGTTTCCACTTGGAAAAGCATGTGTATCCTgaagtaaaacacacaaaaaaactccattagtttttagaaattagtattttttccccctcagctgTACAATCTGTCATGCATATTAACAGATAgataggattttatttttcaagcaTGTTGATATCTATGTGTTATGTCAGTACCGAATTCACTGACATAACCAAATAAGTCATAAGGGCAGTCTCTTTATaggtaaaaacaaagtttggtgGCTGCATATGTTTTCCAAGAATGCTTTGCtccacatgaaaataaaatattgttatttacttttattaatttataacaaaatcATTTCAGTCACTTAAAAACCGCTGGCTTAGTGCTGACCTTGGTGGGGAATGGAAACTTGGAAGGCTCTGTTTTGCAGGGAGTGTGGATGGCTGTGAGTGGAGGAGGCCACGACTGAGTCATTTCctgtattaaaaaagaaaaaaaaagaaagaaaatgggggaaaaatgtAGAGATTAGCTTTATGATGTAGAGCAAACATGAAACACGCCTCCTTCACTTCTTTCTTTACACTCATAGTGAACTGCCTGTATGACAGTAGAACTagtatgtgaaaaaaaatacaactatgTACATACCTTCAGAATTTCATCAACACAGTTTGGATCACCGGAGCCCtacagaaagaaacaacacCCTTAGCAGACATGTTCACAAACATAATCTCAGTACAACAAGTGAGAGGTGGCTTCCATTTTGAGGACCATGTGTCATTCTGAAGGTATGAGAGCTAAGAGTTCATTCAGATCATGTAGAACAAGCTGCTGAGGTTTGCAAAAATATGTCAACCCTATAAACAcaatgtgtgtttaaatgaaaaatactgcTGATATTTACACGCACAATATATGTGTagttttgaaatctgtttgtctgaatAGTGATTTGTTTTGAACCTTGACATTTAAGACACTTGAAGACTGAAGCCCTTTAGATGAAGGCTTACCTCTACGGGCTGCGAGGGGATCTTGAGTTTGGTTAGCGAAGCCTTGCTGTTGGGCTTCACATCTCCTATGGTGCTGCTGTGCGACTGTCCGCTGTAGCTTTCCGCCTGAGAGCTCTTGGCTTCTGCAGTTTCCTGGCCATCCATAGGCCTCACATAAGCTGTGGGCTTCTGCAGCATGGAGCTGGGCTTGGTCATGAGAGCAGGAGGGAAGGCCTGACTCGAGTGCTGTCCGCTGGGGAAGGAGGTGTGAACTCGTGAGGGGGAGTCCCAGTTGGCCTCTCTGTCTCTCGGAGATCTGGAACGGTAGCGCTCCTTGCTGTGATGCTGCTCTGCGGACAAGGAGCTCCGCGAGTGGCTgctggaggagctcagagagccCTTGGCCGGGCTTGACGTGTGCGACTTCGAGTGATCCGATCCTCCGCTGTGTTTACTCGACTTCTTTTCTCGCACTTCACCTCTTTGGCTACTGTTGCTGCCGCTACTGCCGCCGTTGCTCCTCTGGCCGCTGTGTCCGCCGGGGAGTCCAGAGCGTTTCTGGGATTGGGATGAAGACCCGACCGCTGCCGGGCCAACAGGAGTCCACTTACTGCTCTGGCTCCCACCACCGCTACCAACGCCACGCTGGTCCCCACCAAACAGAGGTGGGCCGGATTTATCTTCAGAGGAAGACGAGCTGTTAGAAGGTTTACCTCCGAGCTTTGGAAGTGTGTCACCAATTGGTTCTTTCATTTCGTCGTAATTGCCCAGCATGCTCTGGATACGATTGGACAGTTTATCTTCTTTGCTGACCTGAACAGAGAACccacaggagaaaaaaaaaaaagtaaaattaactcacaaaatgtaaaagcagagaaaaagagggggggaaaaaaacaactattaagaacaaagttttaacttttggGCTCCCATCAGAAAAAAACTTGCCAAAAAGAACAAGCTTTATTATGTATTTTACCACCAATTCCAGATTTAGAATAATTTactgagaagagaaaagaaaatgtcacaaaatacTGAGAGGCCCCATCAGCAACTCACAAAGTTAGTTTGTGTAAACTGAGCCCGGAATAGTTCAAACTCATCTGAACTCAGTTAAGGGTCAACCCACAGTTTCAACACAGAGGTTAATCAATCACTCTGAGGTGCCAGTCGACCTGTTGGAGTCTCCAGTTTCACACGCAGCTTGACAcctctgttttgtttgacagATTCACACTGAGGGTGTGGAAACACAGGCAGTTATCTGCAGCAGGAAATGTAAGTGACTTGGTCATAACGTGCACTCCACCACCTCCTGCTAGCGCGGCCCGGCTCTCATCTGCGCAGCTAGTGGAGAGTAAAATCACTCATTTCTCTTCTAGCTTgctggtttcagtttttgtagCGCGAGCATAAATGACATGCTTTATTTGAGCACATCTCACCCAAATGGAACAGAAGCACTCGATGTTTTACAAGATCTTCATTCAAGTTTTTGCACTAAAAGGGATACAAATAGTAATTCTAAGCAAAGTGATGATGGAAATGTTTCAACTAGAAACACTGTAAACAGCAGTTTGTTTAGCTAAGTATGTGTTTAAGGAGACAAACTACAAATCTTTGTTTGCAGAATAAAggcatattaaaaataaatattgtatgCACAGTTTAGAGACAGAGTATAATGTTGTGCTCATTTtataacaaacaacaaagttaaaaataatagtgtattaaaaacatttctgaaatgactgtgtgtgtgtatgtgtgtgtgtgtgtgtgtgtgtgtgtgtgtgtgtgtgtgtgtgtttaatgcaGAAACTAACCTCTGTAAAACCTAAACATGAGTACTTGACTTGTTTTAGTTTGGCAACAGTAATTCTCTGCTAGCTTTTACAAAATTTCTTCCAACATTACACTTGTGTAACAGGAAATTGCAAAGAATAAACTACTTAGTCATAATTATCTACCCaaatgtgagtttatttacttgatctttgtgtttcagacGCAGCCTACACGAAAACATAACGGTCCAAATCACTCTTCCCTCCATCTCCTTAGATCTAAGTGCATTTTGTTTCAGAGGGTCTCCTTCATGTTAGTTATTCTTCACTCAATTTGTATTTGTGGTCAAATATTcaattacattattttaataGAAATAATACTTCTAACAAAAACAACGTAGCACATTTGTGACGCTCTTCATTCTGAGTAGATGAATAAGCAAGTTAACTTTGCACCATAAACATGTTACTGCTGCGTTGGTCTACATTTGAGAggccacagctgcagctgcgtGCACGCATGGTCTTCAATGCAGAACACTGTAAACTTCCACTCAGTGGAGCATGACAGTCAGAGAGTCAAAATAAAGCTTACATAAGACTCACACAAGCAGTAGGGAAGAGTTAAAAGGTACGTACGGAAAACTTGTGACTTTAACAGTTTGCTTTTTCTAAGTACAATACGCACATTGTATgccatgaacacagaaacacgtttctaagaaataaaaaacaaaagagtaaattttttttcctgcaaatgTCTCTTTCATCGGTAAAGGTCAAGGACATGTCTGTCTTTAATGTCAGCTTTTATCTTTCCCTTTGTTATTGTCCAAATACACGCAcgcacgtacacacacacacactcatcacTCACCTTTAGTGGCTTTTTCTATTCCCAACCTGTCAGGACACATTCCTCACTGCCTCTTTGACGGCTAGGCCTAGCTAAGGAGAGGAGCCACTTACATCTGCTCAAATATGGATAGTGGCAAAGATTAGACCAGTTCGGAGAACCGAAATCCTCTTTACAATTGTATTGGCTGGCAGGAGCTGGCTGGCCTATATCTGCGTCTGCGAGCACAAGCGGAAGACGCAGGAGGAAGTGCAGCAACGACACTCCGTCTTGTTTGTTTACTATTAACAGCTGTGCGACCAAACAGCAAATCAAGAACTGGAATCGTCAGCAGACTGTTTTGGATGTTGTGAAGTTAGCCAATTACGGATTACGAGAAAACTGGTCAATATTATGTTTCAAACCACACATCAGTATCGAGCATTTCGTTTAATATCTGATTATGATTAACACAACCACATGTTTTGTAAGTTGCCCTTTTAAAATTTGTGAGATCATCCTGatcaaaacaagataaaacatcACAGTCAGTAAACTTTCCAACatgttgaaacaaaacatcctaTCTTGACGTTTTTATCTTTCATAACAGTAAACAAGAGCATGAACAACGCTGCACATCTATGAAGCGTTCTGACGAGGCAgctttcacttcctgtcagcgCTGTGAATACCTCCGAACAGATCGATTACATGCCAAACTGTGACTTAGACTTTAAACAAACTTACAACTTTATAGGGTTCAGGGAAGAGAGGGGAATTCGCTGGAAaggcctctcctcctccctgctggATTTCTTGATTtctcctttctctttctttcattcGGAGCACATTCCGGTCCTCACGGTTCATgttgcttaaaaagaaaaaaacaaaacaaaaacaaacaaaccaaaaagcaaTAAGCAGACTGTGTGTATATCAAGACAAGGCCGCATTATTTAAGTACCACATTTATGATGTAAACCCCGGGCCTAGAAGAATACAATTCTGCAGAAGTTTATCCAAAAATCTTTCAGCTACAGGAAGATAAGCGTTAGACTCTTATCATATATTGGTTGCCGCGTTCAGCACttgatttttgtaaacttttctttttggtaTACTGCAAAAAGAAAGCCTCCACATCATAAACAGAGATAATCACAGAGATGACCTGTGGGGAAAGTAGCCTCTAATAAGCTTAGGCTTGTCCAGACACAATACAGTCGCTTCCTTCTACTTCTAATAATCCTCTTCTACACATTTTCAATGTAACTGTCCACCACGACTAAAAGCAACAAGAATAATTAATATGGAAAACACTAAGAGGcaattttactaaaataaaaatctaggAATCAGTTAGAAGTGAGGGTGGTCTATTGTTTACATGCTAGAATGTGAATTTTTTTGAGGTTCtggacaaaaaagacaaaacaaaccaaaaagatcTGTTCAGCTACTCATCACCACCTCATAACAGGTCATgcccttattattattttccatctGAGCATTATCTGCAatgcaaacacaacagcagaaaaaaaaagtcattttagggCAATGTCCCCCTAAGTGAATGTGTTTAAACCAACCATAACATGTTATAAAACTTTGTGAATCAGTTTTCGATTACAAAAAAAGGCACctttaattcattaaaaagcTGCATAAAGAGCTGTCCTGAATTTCACTAAAACACACGGAGATTAGACAAAACATTCGCAGCTAGCCCTTCCATGGAACCAAAAAGCCTTCAGAAAGCACCGTTTTCAAAACAGCACTTTTTCTCACTTAGGCATGTCACCTACCGTGTTAAAATGCTCAACTTTTACCTCTAACCATGACAACAATGATTTCAAGGACTTTGGTGAAGAGAGATTGTGCAGGAACTTTCAGATTTTCTCCGCAATTACACATGACAAACTGGAGGTTTTTGATCTTTACAAAAGTGTAACTAAAACGATTACAGTGACCACAAAGTGAAAAGATTAGACACAGGGAAGTCGTGCCAAAGATGGGAAAGGCAGACGAACAGaaatgcagatttaaaacaaagagtttaTTGTAACAAGCTGATCTTAAAGTCATTTATCAGGGCAAGAAAGCTCGCTGTAGATGGAGACAACAATCTTACCAGTATTTACAAAATGCTAAGTTTTTTATAACTTCTGACTACTTGTTTGTAAAACTCATCCATGAGTCTAAAGTGTTATTTCCCAAAAAAACACTTCTGGCTGTTTCAAATCATCCATGCCGACCAGATATGAGTCAATACCTGTGTCAAAGAACGTGATTTACACACAGCTAGAATACACTTCCTCAAAGCTTAAAAGTCACCAAAGCCATAATTAAAAGCcaagcagtccttgaaggaatgcgtattgCCCACCGCCTTTTGTGCCGGAGATTTCAACTAAGATCACCCTAAGCTGAGAAGCaacagagttgtagcagttttgatCGAACCTCATAAATGACgttatgcacagtctcatgaGATATTGTCAGAACTTGCAAGATGTGACTGCGCTCAAAGaatgtgatgaggatgactcagctacgcccagctcaatatctgtaaaaccgactgagttcaAATCGTTTTTATGTGGTAATGTCGATCATCTGTGGTGACCATCTCAAACTCGGGTGAGTCCAAAAGGtgatcagtcgtagatgtacatccggtgattactttctgagtttcattaaaatctgttaactggttcatgagatatttagttAATCCTACAGATGAACACATacccacaggaaaaaaaaaaacattaatgccTCTTGCCTTCGGTGAAGAGCGATAACCAGTAGATACTCAGCGAAACTGACCCACAAAAACagatatgttttatttctaatgcCAAGTAAGTGGAAGTTGTTATTAACAGTTTGGTCAGTGAagtaaaaaaatcatcattttaatGTACAGCACAGCTAAAAAGTAAGACCATACCAAAACCAAATGCCctacaaaacacttttcataaTAACAAACTTACTACAGCTGAGCTGACTACTGACTACCTTGTGCAGACATCTTGTGTCTGTGACAACTAACAGTGGAGATGATTTACTAAAACCACATTTCAGTAAACTCTGCCTAATGATAGTCATTCTGTCTACTTTACCACACAGCTGACAAGCACAAGCTTTCATTTGAGGGTCTTTCATGTTATAAATGTTGTGTGTGGTTAAAGCAAAAGCACTCTAAATAAGACAATACGTTTTTACTGGTCAGACAAGCAGTGAAATTAAACAATGCGCCAATACTGTCGTTATTATGCCATAATGGTAGTACATTGAAATGTAAAAAGGCCTGTTGATGTTGGTTGGGAGTGGGGGTGCTTGTCTGAATGACCCACTGTTAGCACAACTTTAATCAAACAACCCGGCAGCAGGATCCTTTGTAAACGTCGCTTGCATCCATTTCGTCCACAAACTGACCTGATCTGTTGATTCTTATGGTTTGAGTCGGGGGTGAAACTCTGTCACACTGTGGCACAGCTCGAGAGGAAACTACTGCATGCAAAACTCAACTGTCTGCCGCTGGTTTCAGCCAGCTCGAGCAGAAATGCGATGGCCAATAATGTTTGCAACTGAGAACCAGGAGTCTGCTTTTGTACTTTTCGATAATCAGACCGGCAGCTGaagtgtgggaaaaaaagggagtAAGTTCAACTGGGAAAGGGAGTATATTATGCAAGCTTACTCTGACCTttgtttgaagagaaaaaacacaacaaagtacACTTTTGGTTTGAATAAACAAAGTGCTTCATATATATTCAAACTAAAGAGAACAAGAAAGCTGGTGACATGATCACAACAGAGTCGCTTTCTGATTTCAATCTGTTCTTTTATGCTTATAAATTGCCATTAAACATATTAATCctattaaatttaaagaatgtttGTACACTATTATATCACTACTATCATAAGATGAAAGGGGTCTTGCCAGTCTTAGTCATGAATATCTTAAacttactttaaaatgtaagcTTTAATTTTTCAAGTTAGGTGTATGGTTGTAACtttccagataaaaaaaaagtgtttattttttagaatgTAGTAGCCTAAACTGTACAAGTTCAGCCAATATTTACATGTACTCTTCAGATAAACCCACACAAAGACCTTTCTAATAATGTAAGATTTGTTTGTAGATACCTAGACCAAGCAAATGGGAATTTCTGTTCCATAACTTTTGTTTCAAGTTAGACAGTCAGATCAGGTGAGCTTTGACTTGAAATTTGGCCAAGCCTACATGCAAGGCACAAGTCCTCCTATGCATATctaatgacaaaacaacaagGCAGAACTTCTACTTTCTAACAAACATACATAAAAAGCTTGCAAATCTCTTCTCACGCAAGTTTAAaacaagattattattattattagcgtGTAAAGTATTGTGGTGATTCAACAGCGTGCTGAACAGAAA belongs to Kryptolebias marmoratus isolate JLee-2015 linkage group LG13, ASM164957v2, whole genome shotgun sequence and includes:
- the aff4 gene encoding AF4/FMR2 family member 4 isoform X3, with protein sequence MLGNYDEMKEPIGDTLPKLGGKPSNSSSSSEDKSGPPLFGGDQRGVGSGGGSQSSKWTPVGPAAVGSSSQSQKRSGLPGGHSGQRSNGGSSGSNSSQRGEVREKKSSKHSGGSDHSKSHTSSPAKGSLSSSSSHSRSSLSAEQHHSKERYRSRSPRDREANWDSPSRVHTSFPSGQHSSQAFPPALMTKPSSMLQKPTAYVRPMDGQETAEAKSSQAESYSGQSHSSTIGDVKPNSKASLTKLKIPSQPVEGSGDPNCVDEILKEMTQSWPPPLTAIHTPCKTEPSKFPFPTKDTHAFPSGNKRGSSSKSSSSHQPKDCNDPPTMLKEDLNVSSSEESDGEQDAKNNSRNPSASNNSEAAEPSRDDSSSHSGSESSSGSDSETESSTTDSEANEHPPPASPEQTASKWQLDNWFKKTKQFSPASPIDNNVPSKCKKESRDNSSGRGYGSQGGGSKDSAAPPPSRDLRAPQKGAEGGRGRQKSPAQSNGSTNPRIRVGKKQPKKSEKPPVVEEPKGGLKVESEPAPEIPPHQPKAATKGSRKPSIKKEPKSSPRPSAASVTTTTDKRKTKAPTKTPQSREIVSTDSSSSDSEGNDSIPSSSQTPKYTESIRTPACVFSPVEEKELLSPLSDPEERYPIRQPHQQPLLVKIDLTLLSRIPGRPYKEPVEIKVEREDSQDRDSKDFSKQSKSKRKHKNDEEGTKPESKRFKPENKSLSHHKNSSKESKRPLEKKEEPVPSPSMSGPQRTPKGDHPSRKGTVSQSSSLLSGASGSRKEGSHGTKSGSATKHRKGDDKGRSTRDGKVDEKLSNNQLAVPPLSTDDSKSQRSKLVFEDRVYSADHYLQEAKKLKHNADALVNRFVKAVFYLDAVVSFIECGNALEKSAQEAKSPFPMYAETVELIKYTMKLKSYMAPDATTADKRLAVLCLRCQSLLYLRLFKLRKDSALKYSKTLTEHLKNSLSNTQAPSPGMGNKAAGMPSPVSPKLSPGTAGSYSSVSSSSSSSASSSVTIPQRIHQMAASYVQVTSNFLYATEIWDQAEQLSKEQKDFFLELDKVMGPLIFNTSTMTELVRYTRQGLHWLRLDANLSP
- the aff4 gene encoding AF4/FMR2 family member 4 isoform X2, whose product is MNREDRNVLRMKERERRNQEIQQGGGEAFPANSPLFPEPYKVVSKEDKLSNRIQSMLGNYDEMKEPIGDTLPKLGGKPSNSSSSSEDKSGPPLFGGDQRGVGSGGGSQSSKWTPVGPAAVGSSSQSQKRSGLPGGHSGQRSNGGSSGSNSSQRGEVREKKSSKHSGGSDHSKSHTSSPAKGSLSSSSSHSRSSLSAEQHHSKERYRSRSPRDREANWDSPSRVHTSFPSGQHSSQAFPPALMTKPSSMLQKPTAYVRPMDGQETAEAKSSQAESYSGQSHSSTIGDVKPNSKASLTKLKIPSQPVEGSGDPNCVDEILKEMTQSWPPPLTAIHTPCKTEPSKFPFPTKDTHAFPSGNKRGSSSKSSSSHQPKDCNDPPTMLKEDLNVSSSEESDGEQDAKNNSRNPSASNNSEAAEPSRDDSSSHSGSESSSGSDSETESSTTDSEANEHPPPASPEQTASKWQLDNWFKKTKQFSPASPIDNNVPSKCKKESRDNSSGRGYGSQGGGSKDSAAPPPSRDLRAPQKGAEGGRGRQKSPAQSNGSTNPRIRVGKKQPKKSEKPPVVEEPKGGLKVESEPAPEIPPHQPKAATKGSRKPSIKKEPKSSPRPSAASVTTTTDKRKTKAPTKTPQSREIVSTDSSSSDSEGNDSIPSSSQTPKYTESIRTPACVFSPVEEKELLSPLSDPEERYPIRQPHQQPLLVKIDLTLLSRIPGRPYKEPVEIKVEREDSQDRDSKDFSKQSKSKRKHKNDEEGTKPESKRFKPENKSLSHHKNSSKESKRPLEKKEEPVPSPSMSGPQRTPKGDHPSRKGTVSQSSSLLSGASGSRKEGSHGTKSGSATKHRKGDDKGRSTRDGKVDEKLSNNQLAVPPLSTDDSKSQRSKLVFEDRVYSADHYLQEAKKLKHNADALVNRFVKAVFYLDAVVSFIECGNALEKSAQEAKSPFPMYAETVELIKYTMKLKSYMAPDATTADKRLAVLCLRCQSLLYLRLFKLRKDSALKYSKTLTEHLKNSLSNTQAPSPGMGNKAAGMPSPVSPKLSPGTAGSYSSVSSSSSSSASSSVTIPQRIHQMAASYVQVTSNFLYATEIWDQAEQLSKEQKDFFLELDKVMGPLIFNTSTMTELVRYTRQGLHWLRLDANLSP
- the aff4 gene encoding AF4/FMR2 family member 4 isoform X1, with the protein product MASQSGNMNREDRNVLRMKERERRNQEIQQGGGEAFPANSPLFPEPYKVVSKEDKLSNRIQSMLGNYDEMKEPIGDTLPKLGGKPSNSSSSSEDKSGPPLFGGDQRGVGSGGGSQSSKWTPVGPAAVGSSSQSQKRSGLPGGHSGQRSNGGSSGSNSSQRGEVREKKSSKHSGGSDHSKSHTSSPAKGSLSSSSSHSRSSLSAEQHHSKERYRSRSPRDREANWDSPSRVHTSFPSGQHSSQAFPPALMTKPSSMLQKPTAYVRPMDGQETAEAKSSQAESYSGQSHSSTIGDVKPNSKASLTKLKIPSQPVEGSGDPNCVDEILKEMTQSWPPPLTAIHTPCKTEPSKFPFPTKDTHAFPSGNKRGSSSKSSSSHQPKDCNDPPTMLKEDLNVSSSEESDGEQDAKNNSRNPSASNNSEAAEPSRDDSSSHSGSESSSGSDSETESSTTDSEANEHPPPASPEQTASKWQLDNWFKKTKQFSPASPIDNNVPSKCKKESRDNSSGRGYGSQGGGSKDSAAPPPSRDLRAPQKGAEGGRGRQKSPAQSNGSTNPRIRVGKKQPKKSEKPPVVEEPKGGLKVESEPAPEIPPHQPKAATKGSRKPSIKKEPKSSPRPSAASVTTTTDKRKTKAPTKTPQSREIVSTDSSSSDSEGNDSIPSSSQTPKYTESIRTPACVFSPVEEKELLSPLSDPEERYPIRQPHQQPLLVKIDLTLLSRIPGRPYKEPVEIKVEREDSQDRDSKDFSKQSKSKRKHKNDEEGTKPESKRFKPENKSLSHHKNSSKESKRPLEKKEEPVPSPSMSGPQRTPKGDHPSRKGTVSQSSSLLSGASGSRKEGSHGTKSGSATKHRKGDDKGRSTRDGKVDEKLSNNQLAVPPLSTDDSKSQRSKLVFEDRVYSADHYLQEAKKLKHNADALVNRFVKAVFYLDAVVSFIECGNALEKSAQEAKSPFPMYAETVELIKYTMKLKSYMAPDATTADKRLAVLCLRCQSLLYLRLFKLRKDSALKYSKTLTEHLKNSLSNTQAPSPGMGNKAAGMPSPVSPKLSPGTAGSYSSVSSSSSSSASSSVTIPQRIHQMAASYVQVTSNFLYATEIWDQAEQLSKEQKDFFLELDKVMGPLIFNTSTMTELVRYTRQGLHWLRLDANLSP